One genomic region from Pirellulales bacterium encodes:
- a CDS encoding phosphoglucosamine mutase produces PAVAGEKVMSGYRNAAFPPNPQHPSGKVQRLTKSWARHIELVLSLANVEQIRKRSFRVLLDSNHGAGGVVGKLLLEYLGCTASLLGGNPDGLFAHPPEPTAENLAGVTQQVVDNKCDIGFCQDPDADRLAVIDERGRYIGEEYTLAICVEHVLRERPGPVVTNCSTSRMTEDLAKKYGVPFYRSAVGEANVVDAMLKHGAVLGGEGNGGVIDPRVVMVRDSFTAMALILDAMAARQMPVSALADELPRYEICKTKISLPKEKLATGLNALDRHFKDAQPDRLDGLRLDWPDKWLLVRGSNTEPIVRAIAEAPTAAEAERLCDEATKVLRTV; encoded by the coding sequence TTCCCGCTGTGGCCGGAGAAAAAGTCATGAGCGGTTACCGGAATGCTGCGTTTCCGCCGAATCCACAGCATCCATCGGGCAAGGTGCAGCGATTGACGAAATCGTGGGCGCGGCATATTGAACTTGTGCTATCTCTGGCAAACGTGGAACAGATTCGTAAGCGGTCGTTTCGCGTGCTGCTCGATTCCAATCACGGGGCGGGCGGCGTCGTGGGGAAATTACTTTTGGAATATCTGGGATGCACTGCGTCACTGTTGGGCGGCAACCCCGACGGCCTGTTCGCGCATCCGCCGGAGCCGACGGCGGAGAATTTGGCCGGTGTAACGCAGCAAGTGGTCGACAATAAGTGCGACATCGGTTTTTGCCAGGATCCAGATGCAGATCGGCTGGCGGTGATCGACGAACGGGGCCGCTACATTGGCGAGGAATACACGCTGGCGATTTGCGTCGAACATGTGCTGCGCGAGCGGCCCGGGCCGGTAGTGACGAATTGTTCGACCAGCCGGATGACCGAAGATTTGGCGAAAAAATACGGCGTGCCGTTTTATCGTTCGGCGGTGGGCGAAGCGAATGTGGTCGATGCCATGCTGAAACACGGCGCAGTGCTGGGCGGCGAAGGGAACGGCGGCGTGATCGATCCGCGAGTGGTAATGGTACGCGACAGTTTCACTGCGATGGCACTGATTTTGGATGCGATGGCCGCCCGGCAAATGCCCGTGAGCGCGCTGGCGGACGAATTGCCGCGGTATGAAATTTGTAAGACAAAAATTTCGCTCCCCAAGGAAAAGCTGGCCACAGGACTAAACGCACTCGATCGGCATTTCAAAGATGCCCAGCCTGATCGGCTCGATGGCTTGCGGCTCGATTGGCCCGACAAATGGCTGCTGGTGCGGGGAAGCAATACGGAGCCGATTGTGCGGGCCATTGCCGAAGCGCCCACGGCTGCGGAAGCGGAGCGGTTGTGCGACGAGGCGACTAAAGTCTTGCGAACAGTTTAA
- a CDS encoding oligopeptide/dipeptide ABC transporter ATP-binding protein — protein MSSIVAKPQADSNQSAATPLLEVRDLKVYFPFQRGHLWRKEHGFVRAVDGVSFTVRSGETLGLVGESGCGKSTTARAILNLLHGGGTPVRLGGQVLWQGQRIDGLGDAQMRPYRQQMQMIFQDPFASLNPRMTVGAIVAEPMHIFRLHEPKRRKLEVLRLLDMVGLNPRFLNRYPHEFSGGQRQRIGIARALAVNPKLIVCDEPVSALDVSIQAQVINLLTDLQRQLGLAYVFIAHDLSVVRHISDRIGVMYLGRIVELADAATLYRQPLHPYTKALLSAVPIPDPAVERQRRRTVLSGDVPSPDQEYVGCRFADRCPIAEPPCRNIDPPLEGTAHQVACLVANRERQNN, from the coding sequence ATGTCCAGTATTGTTGCTAAACCGCAAGCGGATTCAAATCAATCGGCCGCTACGCCGCTGTTGGAGGTGCGCGATCTAAAGGTTTATTTTCCATTTCAGCGCGGACATTTGTGGCGCAAAGAACATGGTTTCGTACGGGCGGTTGATGGGGTGAGTTTTACGGTGCGCTCCGGCGAAACGTTGGGATTGGTAGGCGAATCGGGCTGCGGTAAATCGACCACGGCCCGGGCGATTTTGAATTTGCTGCACGGCGGCGGCACGCCGGTTCGACTTGGTGGGCAAGTGCTGTGGCAGGGACAGCGCATCGACGGGCTGGGCGACGCCCAAATGCGGCCGTATCGGCAGCAAATGCAGATGATTTTTCAGGACCCGTTTGCGTCGCTGAATCCGCGGATGACGGTTGGGGCGATTGTGGCCGAGCCGATGCACATTTTTCGGCTACACGAACCGAAGCGGCGAAAATTGGAAGTGCTGCGGCTATTGGACATGGTGGGGCTGAACCCGCGGTTTTTGAATCGCTATCCGCACGAATTTTCCGGCGGGCAGCGGCAGCGGATTGGCATTGCGCGGGCCTTGGCGGTGAATCCCAAGCTGATTGTTTGCGACGAGCCGGTTTCGGCGCTGGATGTTTCGATTCAAGCCCAGGTCATCAATCTGCTGACCGATTTGCAACGGCAGTTGGGATTGGCGTATGTGTTTATCGCCCACGATTTGTCGGTGGTGCGGCACATTTCCGACCGGATTGGCGTGATGTACCTGGGACGAATTGTGGAATTGGCCGATGCGGCCACGCTGTACCGGCAGCCATTGCATCCGTACACGAAGGCGCTATTGTCGGCGGTGCCGATACCGGACCCGGCGGTGGAGCGGCAACGGCGGCGAACGGTACTGAGCGGGGACGTGCCTTCGCCGGATCAAGAATATGTGGGTTGTCGATTTGCAGATCGCTGCCCGATTGCGGAGCCACCGTGCCGCAACATCGATCCGCCGCTGGAAGGCACGGCACACCAAGTGGCGTGTTTGGTGGCGAATCGGGAGCGGCAGAACAATTGA